TTTTTATCAAGAAATTACCGTGTATCCTGACCCATTTGCCGAAAAACTTAAGAGCCGGATCGTAGAAAGTGAACAAATTTCTGATGATTTCATCTTAATTGGAAATGGCGGAGCGGAACTCATTACCCTTGTGGCAAGGTTCCTTCAAGGAAAAAAGGTAATAGTGGTGGAACCAACTTTTTCTGAATATGAAAAGGCTTGTCGGGCTAATCATTGTGAGATTCAGTATCATCAATTAAAAGAGCCAAATTTTGTGCTAAGTATGGATGAGCTACGCCCAAGTTTACCGAGTGCAGATGCTTTATTCTTATGTAATCCAAATAATCCAACTGGTATTCAATATTCTGTATCAACCGTACTTTCAATTATTGAGGAATGTCAAAAACAAAAATGCTTCGTGATTTTGGATGAAGCTTTCTATGATTTTTTAATAGATTATCATTCTTTTATTCCTTACATATATAAGTTCTCAAATTTAATCATCATCCGTTCGATGACAAAAATGTTTGCAATTCCTGGACTCCGGTTAGGATATTTAGCTGCAACCCCAGATACTATTGTCAAACTTAGCACACTGCAGCCACATTGGAGTATCAATACCATTGCCTTATTGGCGGGAGAACTTTGCCTGCAAAATAAAGATTTTATTAATGAGACTCGAAGTTATATAAGGGAAGAACGGGAGCGGTTATTTACATTTTTTAATAAAAATACTTTTGAGATTACACCTTCCCAAATAAATTTTTATTTGTTACGAGATCCCTTTCTCAAGGATCAGTTTAGCTTTTTTGAATTTCTTTTACACCAAGGGATTATTCCTCGCCATACGTTTAATTTTCCAGGGTTGGAAGGAAATTGGCTTCGCTTTGCGATAAAAAGTAAGGAAGAAAATAGTAAATTAATGGAGGTGTTGCTGGAATGGCGGCAGCTTCATTAATCTTTATTTCTGGCGGGGTCAGGAGCGGGAAAAGCAGCTTTGCAGAAAAATTAGCACTAGAGCTCGCAAAGGAAAATGGTGGTCAATTAAACTATTTGGCAACAGGTGTGGCTTCGGACCAAGAAATGAAGGAACGAATTGCAAAACACCGGAGTGACCGAGAGATAGGAAAGTACCGATGGAGAACGATTGAACAGTCACTAAATATTGGGGAGATTGCTCATATTTTTAACGATGAAGATATTATTCTTCTTGATTGTGTTACGACCCTCTTAAATAATGAACTGTTTTCTGCAAACCAAAAATGGGATGAGTCTTTTTTGACAAAAGTAATGGAAACGATCATAACAGGGATAAATGACATACGTGACAGAGCAAAAGTTTTAATTGTTGTTAGTAATGAAGTTTTCCATGAGTCAATGGTCGAAAATGAACTAGTATTTTCATATGGACGTATTCTTGGGAAGATTCATCAGCAATTGGTGAAGGCCGCTGATCAAGCATTTTTAGTTGAAGCGGGAATAGCGATCAACATGAAGGGAGTTAGGATATGAAAGGAATTATGATTCAAGGAACCGCATCCGATGTTGGGAAAAGCCTCATTGTGACCGCGCTCTGCCGGATGTTTGCCAATGATGGAGTAAAAGTAGTTCCCTTCAAATCTCAAAATATGTCCAATAATTCTTATGTGACAAAGGATGGAAAAGAAATTGGCAGAGCACAAGGAATCCAGGCGGAAGCTGCAAAAATTGAGGCAACTGTATGGATGAATCCTATTCTTTTAAAGCCCCGCTCGAATCAGGATTCTGAGATTGTATATTTAGGTAAAGCGTTGAAAACTCTTTCAGGAAGAGGGTATCGAGAAACTTTTTATGAAAAGGGGCTTGAGGTGATTCAGAAGTCTTTAAATCAGTTATCAAGTGAATACGAACTAGTGGTTATAGAAGGTGCCGGGAGTCCGGTTGAAATCAATCTCAAGGATCGAGAGCTTGTGAATATGAAGGTGGCTGAGCTGGCAGATGTTCCTGTGATTCTGGTAGCGGATATTGACAGAGGCGGAGTTTTTGCAAGTATTGTTGGCACTATTGAGCTTTTTGAACCCGAAGAAAGACAAAGAGTTGCAGGCATTATTATTAATAAATTCCGCGGTGATATCAGTTTATTTGAAGATGGGATTCAGTGGCTGGAAAAGAAAACGGGAATTCCTGTATTAGGTGTACTGCCATATGTAGAAAAACATATGATTGATGGGGAAGATTCTTTGTCATTAAGCAATCAATTTTCAAACAGGAAAAAAGGGAATCTGGATATTGCTGTCATCCATCTCCCATTTGTTTCGAACTATAGTGATCTGGAACCATTTCTATATGAAGAGGATGTTTCGATTCGCTGGGTCAAACATCCTTCTGATTTTGGTAATCCCGACGCGGTCATTATTCCTGGGACCAAGAGTACGATCCATGATTTGAATACGCTAAGAGATAGACATTTAGATAACTTGATTCAAAATCATATAGAACATGGCGGTTATGTTGTAGGTATTTGTGGAGGGTATCAAATTCTGGGTGAAGAAATTATCGATGAAATGGGTTCGGATACAGGGATACCTAACAAAAGCGTGGCAGGATTGGGATGGATTCCAGGCAGAACCACTTTTTATGATGAAAAAGAAACAGTGAGAGCTGCAGGAGTCTACCACGAAAATACAGGTTTGATCACAAATGGAAAGCTAGAAGGGTATGAAATACATTTAGGGAAGACAGTACTACATCAGCAAGGCTGTTCATTTCTAGTGCTTGAAAATGGAAAAGAAGAAGGGTTTTACGGCAAAAATGGTCTAATTATTGGAACGTATCTGCATCATCTTTTTCATAATGATGAATGGAGAAATCATTGGTTAAACATGATTCGAAAAAGCAAAGGCTTACACAGTAAAGAAACCATTTATATAAATGAGTACAAAGATAAAAGATATGATGAAATTGCGGGAAAAATGAGAGAACATCTAAATTTTGAACAGCTAAATGACATGATCCATAAGTGGTGCTCAAAATGAAATTTCTAAAGGGTTTCTTACTCGACCTGCAATTTTTTACTGCCATTCCCATACGTTTTGAATTACCAATGGATATACCTCATCTAAAAAGTGCTGTTCAAGCCTTCCCTTTAGTAGGACTTCTACAAGGGGGGATATATGCCTCACTTTTTTATGTCTTGACTGAATATACGCCTTTGTCCACTCTTGCAATCGCGTTCTTTCTTTGGCTCATGAGTATTCTGTTAACAGGCGGAATTCACTTAGACGGCTGGATGGATGCAAGCGATGCTTATTTTTCATACGGCGATCAGCCGAAAAGGCTAGAGATTATGAAGGACCCAAGAACTGGTGCCTTTGGTGTAATCTCGGTTATTGTCTTGTTAAGCTGCCGTTTTCTCTTTATTTATGAGATTACCGAAAATGTACAAGTAGTTTCATACTGGATGATTGCAGCTATCCCATTTTTGAGTAAAAGTGTCATGGGTGTCCTGCTGCTTACTGTAAAGTCCGCTAAAAATGAGGGACTAGGCGCTTTATTCCAAAGTGCCGCAACAATAAAGGTATTATGGATTTATCCCTTTTATTTTTCTGCCATTCTTGGTCTCATGACTTTCGTTGATAATGGCTTCTTTCTTCTTTCGATTTTGATTGTTATTGCCTGTGCTAGTTTGCTAGTATGTCGCCGAAAAGCAGTAAGCTGGTTTGGTGGGATTACGGGGGATGTTTTAGGTGCTGCTGTGGAAGGGACTGAATTATTTTTATGGATGACACTGTGGTTATTGCATTATTTCGCCATGGCCTAACAGAGGAGAATAAACGGAAAGCCTATTTAGGATGGAACGATTCTTCTTTATGCACACAGTCTGCGAATCTGAGCACGAGCAACAGGTACGATCTCTATTATTCAAGTGATTTGCCAAGATGTATAACGACAGGGAATATCCTTTTTCCAAATAACGATCTGAATCTGTTACCTCATTTAAGGGAAATGAATTTTGGTCAATGGGAAGGAAAAACCTATGAAGATTTAAAAGAATTTCCTCTATATCAACAATGGCTATCAAATCCTACATCCTATTGTCCGCCAGGCGGAGAGTCATTTGAGGAATTCACACATAGGATTCAAAATGGGTGGGGAAAGATTGCTGGAAAAATTCTCTCTGAAAACATCGAACGCTGTGCCATTATCACGCATGGCGGAATCATTCGATATTTATTGTCTAAATATGCACCTATGAAAAATGATTTTTGGTATTGGCAAGCACCGCATGAGCAAGGATATGAACTTATTTTTGAAAGAGAAGCATTAAGGAGGGGTGATCGTTGCACTTTATTACGGGAGGTGCCTTTAACGGCAAAAGAGCATGGGTAAAGAATACTTACGGTTTAACTGGCAGCTGGCTTTCAGCTTATCAGGAAACACCTCTGACAGAAAACTTTAACCATATTAATAGTGATTTACTAGTTTTAGAAGGAATCGAAATTTGGATAAAAGAGTTAACCAAAACATATGATTCATACAGAAGCCGGGAAATTTGGATTCAAATCATAAACAATTGGCTTTCCTGGGAAAAAGCAGAGCTCGAGCGAAGACTAGTGGTAATTGGGACGGATATCACAAAAGGAGTTGTCCCGATAGAGAGAGAAAATAGATTATGGCGGGATGTAACAGGATGGGCCTACCAAGATCTTTCTGCAATGGCGGATAAAGTGGATGTCATTTGGTATGGATTAAATCAAACAATCAAACAAACGGGGGATGAGAAGCAATGAAACTTTATACAAGAACGGGCGACAAAGGAAAAACTAGTATTATTGGAGGAAGAGTAGACAAGGATGATATTCGAGTGGAAGCCTACGGAACAGTAGATGAAGTAAATTGTTTTGTAGGGCAGGTTATGACTGAACTCGATGAGGTAACTTTTAAGGATGTATTAGTGGATCTTGAGAAAATCCAGCATGAATTATTTGATTGTGGCGGGGATCTTGCCAATATTTCCGATAAAGTTGAGTTTAAGCTGGAGAAAGAAACCATTGAGTACCTAGAAAAGAAAATCGATGAGTATATTTTAGAAGCTCCAGAGCTCGAAAGGTTTATTCTACCTGGCGGCACAAAGCCCTCCGCTTCGATTCATATTGCCAGAACGGTGACAAGAAGAGCAGAGAGATTAGTTGTCTCCTTAATGAAAAACGACGAGAAAACGCCTGAAATAGCATTAAAATATCTAAATCGACTTTCA
This Neobacillus sp. YX16 DNA region includes the following protein-coding sequences:
- a CDS encoding cobyric acid synthase, translating into MKGIMIQGTASDVGKSLIVTALCRMFANDGVKVVPFKSQNMSNNSYVTKDGKEIGRAQGIQAEAAKIEATVWMNPILLKPRSNQDSEIVYLGKALKTLSGRGYRETFYEKGLEVIQKSLNQLSSEYELVVIEGAGSPVEINLKDRELVNMKVAELADVPVILVADIDRGGVFASIVGTIELFEPEERQRVAGIIINKFRGDISLFEDGIQWLEKKTGIPVLGVLPYVEKHMIDGEDSLSLSNQFSNRKKGNLDIAVIHLPFVSNYSDLEPFLYEEDVSIRWVKHPSDFGNPDAVIIPGTKSTIHDLNTLRDRHLDNLIQNHIEHGGYVVGICGGYQILGEEIIDEMGSDTGIPNKSVAGLGWIPGRTTFYDEKETVRAAGVYHENTGLITNGKLEGYEIHLGKTVLHQQGCSFLVLENGKEEGFYGKNGLIIGTYLHHLFHNDEWRNHWLNMIRKSKGLHSKETIYINEYKDKRYDEIAGKMREHLNFEQLNDMIHKWCSK
- a CDS encoding bifunctional adenosylcobinamide kinase/adenosylcobinamide-phosphate guanylyltransferase; its protein translation is MAAASLIFISGGVRSGKSSFAEKLALELAKENGGQLNYLATGVASDQEMKERIAKHRSDREIGKYRWRTIEQSLNIGEIAHIFNDEDIILLDCVTTLLNNELFSANQKWDESFLTKVMETIITGINDIRDRAKVLIVVSNEVFHESMVENELVFSYGRILGKIHQQLVKAADQAFLVEAGIAINMKGVRI
- the cobD gene encoding threonine-phosphate decarboxylase CobD, producing the protein MKWPSHGSNPQHLFKSMGLALPEKYIDFSANINPIGPPPLLKEKWNDFYQEITVYPDPFAEKLKSRIVESEQISDDFILIGNGGAELITLVARFLQGKKVIVVEPTFSEYEKACRANHCEIQYHQLKEPNFVLSMDELRPSLPSADALFLCNPNNPTGIQYSVSTVLSIIEECQKQKCFVILDEAFYDFLIDYHSFIPYIYKFSNLIIIRSMTKMFAIPGLRLGYLAATPDTIVKLSTLQPHWSINTIALLAGELCLQNKDFINETRSYIREERERLFTFFNKNTFEITPSQINFYLLRDPFLKDQFSFFEFLLHQGIIPRHTFNFPGLEGNWLRFAIKSKEENSKLMEVLLEWRQLH
- a CDS encoding bifunctional adenosylcobinamide kinase/adenosylcobinamide-phosphate guanylyltransferase — its product is MHFITGGAFNGKRAWVKNTYGLTGSWLSAYQETPLTENFNHINSDLLVLEGIEIWIKELTKTYDSYRSREIWIQIINNWLSWEKAELERRLVVIGTDITKGVVPIERENRLWRDVTGWAYQDLSAMADKVDVIWYGLNQTIKQTGDEKQ
- a CDS encoding cob(I)yrinic acid a,c-diamide adenosyltransferase, with product MKLYTRTGDKGKTSIIGGRVDKDDIRVEAYGTVDEVNCFVGQVMTELDEVTFKDVLVDLEKIQHELFDCGGDLANISDKVEFKLEKETIEYLEKKIDEYILEAPELERFILPGGTKPSASIHIARTVTRRAERLVVSLMKNDEKTPEIALKYLNRLSDYFFALARVVNYRLNVKDVEYVRSAKVFRDGKRKDEK
- a CDS encoding histidine phosphatase family protein produces the protein MVIALFRHGLTEENKRKAYLGWNDSSLCTQSANLSTSNRYDLYYSSDLPRCITTGNILFPNNDLNLLPHLREMNFGQWEGKTYEDLKEFPLYQQWLSNPTSYCPPGGESFEEFTHRIQNGWGKIAGKILSENIERCAIITHGGIIRYLLSKYAPMKNDFWYWQAPHEQGYELIFEREALRRGDRCTLLREVPLTAKEHG
- the cobS gene encoding adenosylcobinamide-GDP ribazoletransferase, producing the protein MKFLKGFLLDLQFFTAIPIRFELPMDIPHLKSAVQAFPLVGLLQGGIYASLFYVLTEYTPLSTLAIAFFLWLMSILLTGGIHLDGWMDASDAYFSYGDQPKRLEIMKDPRTGAFGVISVIVLLSCRFLFIYEITENVQVVSYWMIAAIPFLSKSVMGVLLLTVKSAKNEGLGALFQSAATIKVLWIYPFYFSAILGLMTFVDNGFFLLSILIVIACASLLVCRRKAVSWFGGITGDVLGAAVEGTELFLWMTLWLLHYFAMA